The following proteins are encoded in a genomic region of Paenibacillus sp. FSL H3-0469:
- a CDS encoding YARHG domain-containing protein, with protein MNFLKFRLLYGIIMLSLIFSGCTYAKKEKVAEGVVGKQVATNEINNVHSTITSREYILKDSSNSVLTPENIGSLDNRIMEFARNEIFARHGYVFKRKDLQDYFAAKPWYQPDATYKEHLNPAEKQNVALLHDYEAKYADYKLEPAHTDDVHLRSYIGDSSFKQKKMIVDLNGDGREEEIKLIPPETELGAFKLKVKDITMELGSELLPYLDIVDLNIDDPYFEIALQMDSQMDFLRSTSFYVYDGETLKRIGELPGFSAHSLMFDGHGRVVSAKESKDFQTWFRDLVFRLNIDHSLQEEHQDFYPMDPPTLLSIKKEITVQFHIDDTDEAFSLEPGDKVKFMGDDKLGHIKFQTSTGKEVWYTMGDEDVDYSDFFDGLILYD; from the coding sequence ATGAATTTTCTAAAGTTTCGCCTTTTATATGGGATAATTATGCTGTCTTTAATCTTTTCTGGCTGTACTTATGCGAAAAAAGAGAAGGTTGCTGAAGGTGTGGTTGGAAAGCAAGTTGCGACAAATGAGATAAATAATGTTCACTCCACTATTACATCACGTGAGTATATTCTAAAGGACAGCTCGAACTCGGTGCTTACACCGGAAAATATCGGCAGTCTTGATAACCGTATTATGGAGTTTGCGCGCAACGAGATATTTGCAAGGCATGGGTATGTATTCAAGCGGAAGGATTTGCAGGACTATTTTGCCGCCAAGCCATGGTATCAGCCAGACGCTACTTATAAGGAGCATCTTAACCCGGCGGAGAAACAGAACGTTGCGTTACTCCATGACTACGAAGCCAAATACGCTGACTATAAGCTTGAACCTGCCCATACAGATGACGTCCATTTACGGAGTTACATAGGCGATTCGAGCTTTAAACAGAAGAAGATGATAGTGGATCTGAACGGAGATGGCCGTGAAGAAGAGATTAAGTTAATCCCTCCTGAAACGGAATTAGGGGCTTTCAAGTTGAAGGTGAAGGACATCACGATGGAGTTGGGCAGTGAGCTGCTTCCTTATCTGGATATTGTCGATTTGAATATTGACGATCCATATTTCGAGATTGCACTTCAAATGGATTCGCAAATGGATTTTCTACGATCAACATCTTTCTATGTCTATGACGGTGAAACCCTCAAGCGGATAGGTGAACTTCCCGGTTTCTCGGCACACAGCTTGATGTTTGATGGCCATGGGCGAGTGGTCAGCGCAAAAGAAAGCAAGGATTTTCAAACCTGGTTCCGTGATTTGGTTTTTCGTCTAAATATCGATCATTCTCTTCAGGAAGAGCACCAGGATTTTTATCCGATGGACCCCCCAACGCTTTTATCGATTAAAAAGGAAATTACTGTGCAGTTTCATATTGATGATACGGACGAAGCCTTTTCGCTGGAACCCGGAGACAAAGTGAAATTTATGGGTGATGATAAACTCGGCCATATCAAGTTTCAGACCAGCACGGGTAAGGAAGTCTGGTACACAATGGGCGATGAGGATGTAGACTATAGTGATTTTTTTGATGGGTTGATTTTATATGATTAG
- a CDS encoding restriction endonuclease, with product MARRKSKAKQEEEFFQGLAGLAAVGLAFGGYYVTKTIQGAVVGAIIGIAVVTVIMIIIGQKRAERLKKSGIADIDKMEGVQFERYLGHVFRSQGYKAEVTKAAGDYGADLIIQKDNKKIAIQAKRYSKNVGIKAVQEAQASIAHYGASEAWVVSNSDYTTAAYDLAKSNRVKLINRESLIEMILAMNPGAAPSPRAVITEVPVDEYTCPKCGSKLVLRNSSKGQFYGCSSFPKCRHIKTIEVV from the coding sequence TTGGCAAGAAGAAAAAGCAAAGCTAAACAGGAAGAAGAATTTTTTCAGGGATTAGCTGGTTTAGCAGCAGTGGGGTTGGCATTTGGAGGCTATTATGTAACGAAAACTATCCAAGGTGCTGTAGTCGGAGCAATAATTGGTATTGCTGTAGTAACGGTAATAATGATTATTATTGGACAAAAACGTGCTGAACGTCTGAAAAAGTCAGGGATTGCCGACATTGACAAGATGGAAGGAGTTCAATTCGAGAGATACTTAGGCCATGTATTCCGATCTCAAGGTTATAAGGCCGAAGTAACAAAGGCTGCTGGAGATTATGGGGCGGATCTGATTATCCAGAAGGATAATAAAAAGATTGCTATTCAAGCTAAACGCTACAGTAAAAATGTTGGCATCAAGGCTGTGCAAGAGGCGCAGGCATCTATTGCTCACTATGGAGCGTCAGAAGCCTGGGTTGTATCCAACAGTGATTATACAACGGCTGCTTATGATCTGGCGAAATCCAACAGAGTAAAGCTAATTAACCGTGAGTCACTGATTGAGATGATTCTTGCCATGAATCCGGGAGCAGCACCTTCACCTAGAGCAGTAATTACTGAGGTGCCGGTAGATGAATACACCTGTCCAAAATGTGGGAGCAAGCTTGTTCTGAGAAATAGCTCAAAGGGTCAATTTTACGGCTGTAGCAGCTTTCCAAAATGCCGGCATATCAAAACGATAGAAGTAGTATAG
- a CDS encoding ImmA/IrrE family metallo-endopeptidase — protein sequence MIKTTVTQLIKKHRTNDPFEIASQKNILVLFELLGDMLGYYNSSRRLQMIHINNTASQQDQRFTCAHELGHVILHLNVNTPFLRRHTLYSVDRIEREANQFAVELLMPDELLYESKHKNFTVQEAAAIYGVPAGLEQLKKITYE from the coding sequence ATGATCAAAACTACTGTAACCCAACTGATCAAGAAACACAGAACCAATGACCCCTTTGAAATTGCATCCCAGAAAAACATCCTGGTTCTTTTTGAATTGTTGGGTGACATGTTAGGATACTATAATTCGAGTCGTCGATTACAGATGATACATATTAACAACACTGCTTCTCAGCAGGACCAACGTTTTACATGTGCTCATGAATTAGGGCATGTCATTTTACATCTAAATGTGAATACTCCATTTCTCCGAAGACATACTCTTTACTCTGTGGATCGGATAGAACGGGAAGCGAATCAATTTGCTGTGGAGTTGTTGATGCCGGATGAATTGCTGTATGAATCTAAACATAAGAATTTCACGGTACAAGAAGCTGCGGCTATATACGGGGTGCCTGCGGGCTTGGAACAACTAAAAAAAATAACTTATGAATAA
- a CDS encoding helix-turn-helix transcriptional regulator, with protein sequence MFNDRLKELRIERSLTQDQLAIKLDIPSATIRRLEASNSIPRRDRLILLANFFNVSTDYLLGETDDKTPSRKKEIEEEKQETNNIDPYYKLTDKDEKDIGKDLERVLADLESNEALAFNGEPMDEETKRLFAISLENSLRLARELSKQKFTPNKYRD encoded by the coding sequence ATATTTAATGATCGATTAAAAGAACTCCGAATTGAACGCAGTCTTACTCAAGATCAATTAGCTATTAAATTAGATATTCCTTCAGCAACGATCCGAAGACTAGAAGCTTCAAATTCAATCCCTAGAAGGGATCGTCTTATCTTATTGGCAAATTTCTTTAATGTATCTACCGACTATCTGTTAGGTGAGACTGACGATAAAACACCAAGTAGAAAAAAGGAAATTGAAGAAGAGAAACAAGAAACTAACAATATCGATCCCTACTACAAACTCACAGATAAAGACGAAAAAGACATTGGAAAAGACCTTGAACGTGTGCTTGCTGATCTCGAATCCAATGAGGCACTGGCTTTTAATGGAGAACCCATGGATGAGGAAACGAAGCGGTTATTTGCGATTTCGCTGGAAAATTCTTTGCGATTAGCCAGAGAACTTTCCAAGCAAAAGTTTACTCCAAATAAATACAGAGATTAG
- a CDS encoding helix-turn-helix transcriptional regulator, with protein MKEKRENLITARKKKGWTQEELAKSVGISRAYLANIERGEHDPSLKVAQLISYQLELSVDLIFFQSVAR; from the coding sequence GTGAAAGAAAAGCGTGAGAATCTTATTACTGCAAGAAAAAAGAAAGGATGGACTCAAGAAGAACTTGCAAAATCGGTAGGGATATCAAGGGCTTACTTAGCTAATATTGAAAGAGGAGAGCATGATCCCTCTCTGAAGGTTGCACAGCTAATATCATACCAATTAGAGTTAAGTGTGGATCTTATTTTTTTTCAAAGTGTTGCTCGTTAA
- a CDS encoding Rha family transcriptional regulator — protein sequence MTNGLTVQWLDANQEENGHFVYVENGQAMTDSRSIADKFGKRHADILRSIKTLECSPEFTERNFALSEYSDRSGRKNPYYKVTRDGFVFLITGFTGREAARFKEDYIAAFNQMESQLQQQDRLDSGPPNPLLISEAAFTQMKERVQEVEQRLDDVVKEVTLKTVEQKKLHAAIGCRVILFANQASQKPRFYRQLYRAIYAEFQVTSYRDIRKEDLGKALQYVEGWRPLT from the coding sequence ATGACAAACGGACTTACAGTTCAATGGCTTGATGCAAACCAGGAGGAGAACGGCCATTTTGTCTACGTGGAGAATGGACAAGCCATGACAGACAGCCGGAGCATTGCGGACAAGTTCGGCAAACGTCATGCGGATATTCTGAGAAGCATTAAGACACTCGAATGCAGTCCCGAATTTACTGAACGCAATTTTGCGCTTAGTGAATATTCGGATAGGTCGGGCCGCAAGAATCCCTACTACAAGGTAACCCGGGACGGCTTTGTATTCCTGATTACGGGCTTTACCGGCCGTGAAGCGGCGAGATTCAAGGAAGATTATATTGCGGCCTTCAATCAAATGGAGAGCCAACTACAACAACAAGACAGGCTTGATTCGGGACCACCCAATCCTTTGCTCATTAGCGAAGCGGCGTTTACTCAAATGAAGGAACGCGTACAGGAAGTAGAGCAGCGGCTGGACGATGTTGTCAAGGAAGTCACACTCAAGACTGTGGAGCAGAAGAAGCTGCATGCGGCTATAGGCTGCAGAGTAATCTTGTTTGCGAATCAAGCAAGTCAGAAGCCGCGATTTTACCGGCAATTGTACCGGGCTATCTATGCCGAATTTCAGGTTACTAGCTACAGAGATATCCGCAAAGAAGACTTGGGGAAGGCACTGCAATATGTAGAAGGCTGGAGACCACTAACTTAA
- a CDS encoding replication protein: MDSSVNPQPTDAHIRISHEIHRELIRRKFSQRQRDVIDFILTLSWGCGKPSAIIPELKDFAETGIGKNHIRGVLNELLQGNVILWDKEMNTFQLNKYYDLWSIETVVSANPKRFKELINLNLARPSPNLLKSTVPEKGTEFPKGEPSSQKGDRVPKRGTEFPKEEPGSRKGDRVPEKGTEFLKRELVSSQKGNRPVPKRGTVTRNYPSRIMGSSVSKASIKAIKRFKRTTTTITTTMSTSADTLRMNPELYSIQNIKLDYKNNFIAGGKLTSFDENDLETLHGTYGGEWLHSAMRAAYRLGIDKRNLAYIQGILRGYRERGGMDKLESKISVVASATPPSPRSNERSRNQGGRSRKSEIPILTDYGGGAIPSADEMAELMRKAQEIKETKALEKVEVSNR; this comes from the coding sequence GTGGATTCCAGTGTTAATCCTCAGCCAACGGATGCTCACATCAGAATATCGCATGAAATACACCGAGAGCTGATCCGGCGGAAGTTTTCTCAGCGCCAGCGTGATGTCATAGATTTTATCCTGACGCTGAGCTGGGGGTGCGGGAAGCCATCGGCGATCATTCCGGAATTGAAGGATTTTGCGGAGACAGGGATAGGTAAAAATCATATCCGTGGTGTCTTAAACGAGCTTCTTCAAGGGAATGTCATTCTTTGGGATAAGGAGATGAATACGTTTCAGCTGAATAAGTATTACGATCTCTGGAGCATAGAGACTGTAGTCAGCGCAAATCCCAAACGGTTCAAGGAGCTAATCAATCTCAATCTGGCGAGGCCATCACCTAATTTACTGAAGTCTACCGTTCCCGAAAAGGGAACTGAGTTCCCTAAAGGGGAACCGAGTTCCCAAAAAGGGGATCGAGTTCCCAAAAGAGGAACCGAGTTCCCGAAAGAGGAACCGGGTTCCCGAAAAGGGGACCGAGTTCCCGAAAAAGGTACTGAGTTCCTGAAAAGGGAACTAGTCAGTTCCCAAAAAGGGAACCGTCCAGTTCCCAAAAGGGGAACCGTCACACGCAATTATCCTAGTCGTATCATGGGTTCCAGCGTTTCTAAAGCTAGTATTAAAGCTATTAAAAGATTTAAAAGAACTACTACTACAATAACAACAACAATGAGTACTAGTGCTGACACGCTAAGGATGAATCCTGAGCTTTACTCAATCCAGAACATCAAGTTGGACTACAAAAACAACTTCATCGCTGGCGGCAAGCTGACCTCATTTGATGAAAATGACTTAGAAACTCTACACGGTACATACGGAGGGGAATGGTTACATTCTGCGATGAGAGCAGCCTATCGGCTAGGGATAGATAAGCGGAATTTAGCTTATATACAAGGCATACTTCGGGGGTACCGTGAACGAGGCGGTATGGACAAACTGGAATCCAAAATAAGCGTAGTAGCTTCAGCCACACCACCTTCTCCAAGGAGTAATGAACGTTCTCGCAATCAGGGAGGAAGAAGCCGGAAGTCGGAGATTCCCATTCTGACCGATTATGGCGGCGGGGCAATTCCCAGTGCGGATGAGATGGCTGAGTTGATGCGGAAGGCACAAGAGATCAAGGAAACCAAAGCTTTGGAGAAGGTAGAGGTAAGTAACCGGTAA
- a CDS encoding DUF2786 domain-containing protein — MYDKGKMLEKLKGLKALAERGVAGEKESAQKMLEKLMEKYGIKENDIAAETVEMAWFRYHDDSEFRLLNQILYMVLGDCDYYNKLGASKRKHKVLGVYCTAAKHLEIKLNFEFYKRAMQEELKLFYSAFMNKNKLFPSDEKPKAKSTGKDLSREEELRFSFMMEGMERRTMTKMIERD; from the coding sequence ATGTATGATAAAGGGAAAATGTTAGAAAAGTTAAAAGGGTTAAAGGCTCTGGCAGAGCGTGGAGTTGCTGGAGAAAAGGAATCCGCGCAGAAGATGCTCGAAAAGCTCATGGAGAAATACGGAATCAAGGAAAATGACATTGCTGCCGAAACCGTAGAAATGGCATGGTTCAGGTACCATGACGATTCTGAATTTCGTCTACTGAATCAAATACTTTACATGGTGTTGGGGGATTGTGATTATTACAACAAGTTAGGGGCTTCAAAGAGGAAGCACAAAGTATTAGGGGTTTATTGTACGGCGGCAAAGCATTTAGAGATAAAACTGAATTTTGAATTCTATAAGAGGGCTATGCAGGAAGAATTAAAGCTATTCTATAGCGCATTCATGAATAAAAACAAGTTGTTCCCCTCAGATGAAAAGCCCAAAGCAAAGTCTACTGGTAAGGATCTGTCGCGAGAAGAAGAACTGAGGTTTTCTTTCATGATGGAGGGTATGGAACGACGCACTATGACAAAAATGATTGAGCGTGACTGA